AGAGGATGAGAATTGTGTATCTCAAGAGGTGAGAAAGGATGGGATGATGATGGAGGGGCGGACTAATGGTGTGGAGTTGGATAAGGGGGAAATGGATAGGGTCGGGGTCTTAATTAATGCTAAGAAGATGTTTGAGGGAAAGGTTGAGAGAAGGGAGGGGGAAGATACCAAGGTTAATGTTGAAAATCAATGTGAGATAAGTGATCATGTGGAGAGTAATAGCTGCTTGAATGATGCTATGAGGGATGTGCTAGTGAGGGAGACAATGGGTAGATGGAAGAGAAGGGCTAGAGTTATAGGGGATCATGATGTTGTTAACCAAAAGAGTGCTTGTAAACGCTCATTTGGTGTTGTTTCAAACATAAAGGGGGATGATGGATTGTATAAGAAGGGAAGAAAATCAGAGCAGGAGGAGGATGGGGCTGTTTTCTTATCAATGGCAGTGGCTGAGATCCAGCCCCGCCAATCACTATGAAAatcctaagttggaactgtcgagggcttgggaacccccagaCAATTCAGGCTCTTCACCTATTGGTGAAGAATAAGAGACCCGAGGTAGTGTTCCTAATGGAAACTAAACTTGTAGCCAAAAGATttgaaggaattaaaaaaaggATGGGTTGGGATGGCTGTTTTGTAGCAGAGTCAGTGGGATGTAAAGGTGGTTTGGCACTGTTATGGAGAAAGGAGGTGAGCCTGGAAATTCTAAATTTCTCACAGCACCATATTAGTGCTTATATTGATGGGGAGATCAAGTGGTTAATGGCGGGGTTCTATGGCCATCCTGAGATGAGTAGGAGGAGGGAAACATGGAGCTTGATGTCATTGCTTAGACCCTCAGAGCATATGGCATGGTGTTTGATAGGTGACTTCAATGAGGTGGTTTGTCAAAGGGAGAAATGGGGAGGGAGGCCTCGGCCTGAAGGGCAGATGGATGATTTCAGACAAGCTCTGGAAGTTAATTCTGTTTTTGATCTTGGATGGAAGGGGTGTAGATTTACATGGAGCAATAGGCATGGAGATAATACTTTTACCAAGGAAAGGCTTGACAAAGCTGTAGCTAATTGTAGATGGACAGATATACTTTTACCAAGGAAAGGCTTGATAGAGCTGTAGCTAATTGTAGATGGACAGATTTTTTTAGAAATCATGAGGTGGAGGTGTTAACAACTCCACAATCAGATCATAAAGCTCTTCTTTTGAGTATGGAAAAAGGGTGCACAAAAAGGAGGGGCAAAAGAATCTTTAGATTTGAAGCTAAATGGGCTATGGAGGAAGAGGGGGGAAAGATTATTAAAGGGGTGTGGTCAAGAGGGCTTGGTGGGCATGGTTGTTTAAGGGGTGTCCAGAATAAATTGTATAATTGCAGGAGGGAGTTGGTGGTATGGAGCAGGCAAAAAGGGAAAAGTGAAGAGATCCTTATTAAGGAAAAAACAGAAAGGCTGAAAGTGGAACAAGATAATGAAGGCCCTCATAATGTTGAGATGGTTAAAAGGCTGTAGAAAGAGTTGGGACTTCTTTTAGAGCAGGAAGATATGAAGTGGAAGCAAAGGGCGAAAAGGAATTGGTACCTGTGGGgggataaaaatacaaaattctttcaCTCTTGTGCTAGCCAAAGAAGAAGCAAAAATTGGGTGAAAGGTATTTTGAATATGGATGGAAGAATGGTGACTGAGCAGCAGGAAATTGAGCAGGTTTTTCAAAGCCATTTTCAGCAGCTGTTTGAATCATCGGGGCCAAATTTGGATGATATATATGAATGTTTGAGCAGTGTGGTGCCAAGGGTTACAAATGACATGAATGAGGGGCTGGAAAAGGAGTTTACTAGAGGGGAAATTGAGGTAGCATTAAAACAAATGGCTCCTCTGAAGTCTCCTGGACCCGATGGGTATGGTGCTTGTTTCTTCCAAGCATATTGGCACATTGTGGGAGATGAAGTTAGTAAGGCTATACTAGTTTTTTTGAATGGTCATGGGGGTTTAAATGGCACCATTAACCATACGTATATAGCTCTTATTCCAAAAGTAAAGGACCCATTGAAAGCTAGTGAGTTTAGACCCATTAGTCTTTGCAATGTGGTCTATAAGCTGGCCTCAAAAGTGATGGCAAACAGGCTGAAGAAGTTGCTTCCATCTCTGATTTCTAGCAACCAGAGTGCCTTCATTCCTGGGAGGCTTATAACAGATAATGTCATGATCGCTTATGAGGCTCTCCATACAATGAAGACAAGACAAAAAGGAAGGGTGGGGAGTATGACTCTCAAATTGGATATggctaaagcatatgataggaTTGAATGGAAGTTTTTGGAAGAAATGATGAGGAGATTGGGGTTCGGGGAGAGATGGATAGGGCTTATTATGCAGTGTTTGAATTCAGTTTCTCATTCAATCTTGTTGAATGGTCAGCCGGGTGGAGTTTTTAAGCCAACTCGTGGGATTAGACAATGGGATCCTATCTCCCCTTATTTGTTCATTTTGTGTGCTGAAGGACTTAGTTCCTTAATTAATGTGGCTGAAAGGTCAAAGAGAATAAGGGGGGTAGcagtggccagaggtggaacaAGGGTCAGTCACctgctttttgcagatgattgtgtgatttttgggaGAGCTCTTATGGCAGAATGGTAGAGGATTCATAGGCTGTTGGAGATGTATGGGAAGGCCTCAGGACAGTTGCTCAATTTACAGAAATCCACTatctttttcagctcaaataCACCTACTGCAGTGAGAAGACAAATTCAAAGGGAAGCAGGGGTCCCTGTGTGTGGGAATTATGAGAAATATCTAGGTCTACCTGCCATGATAGGTAGATCTAGGTATAACACTTTCAGGGAAGTAAAGGAAAGGGTATGGGCAAGGCTGAATAATTGGAAGAACCTGTTTCTATCGCAAGCAGGGAAAGAAATTTTGTTGAAAGCAGTTATCCAGGCTATTCCTACATACTCAATGAGTGTGTTCATGTTGCCTAGAAGAATTTGCAAACAGATCTCTTCACTCATGgctagattttggtgggggcataaagaaaaagataacaAGATTCAATGGAGAAGTTGGGACAAGTTGGGGGACTCAAAAAGGGATGGGGGGTTAGGTTTTAGGGATCTTGAATGTTTCAACCAAGCAATGCTGGAGAATGCTCACCTCCCCTTCTTCGATGGTTGCCAAGATTATgaaggagaaatattttagaggGGTTGACTTGAATGATGCCAAGTTAGGAAATAATCCCTCATACATATGGAGGAGCTTGTGGTCTGCCATTGAGCTTGTCAGAGAGGGGACTTTATGGAGGGTtggaaatggaaggaaaatcAGTGTATGGCACCATAAATGGCTTCCATGCCCGAGTTCATACAAGGTATAATCTCCTCAAACTTCTTTACCACATGATGCTAAGGTGAGCTTGCTAATTGATGTTGAGAATGGCTGTTGGAAGAGAGATTTAATTTCTGAATCTTTCAACAAGATGGATGCAGAATAGATTTGTAAGTTACCAATTAGTAGATTAGGTGTGGAAGATAAGATGGTGTGGGGGCCAGCAAAGAATGGCAGATTTTCTGTCAAATCTGCATATTTTCTTGGGAAGGAAAGAATTAGGAGGAAAAGGGGGGAAGGTTCAGGGAAAGATAAGGTGGAGGAGATGTGGAAGCAAATATGGAACCTAATTTTGTACAAGGTGTTGTGAAGTTGTTTTTGTGGAGAGTGGGTCAAGAACTATTACCTACTAAGGAAAATCTACATAGAAGGAAAGTATCTGCTTCTAACATGTGTCCTATTTGTGAGAGGAGGGTGGAAACAGCTGTACATATGATCTGGGGATGTTCTGCAGCTTTGGATGTATGGGCGATAGATGAAAGTCCTGTCAGGAAATGGTGCAATGCGGAATGGGGATTTGCATAATTATGGGCCTCTATGTTTTAGAAATTAAGAATAGAGGATGTGGAGCTAATGGCTTATACCATGAGGAGGTTATGGTTGAGAAGGAATTTATTGGTGTTTGAAAACAAGTTTGATGCTCTAGAAAATGTTTTCAAAGCTGCAAAACTGGCTATGTCAGAATTCAAGGAAGCAAACTTGATCAAGCAGAGATGCTTGGGTGCTAGAGCCATGAGAAGAGAGGCTGTTAAATGGGAAAAGCCTAAGGTGGGAATGGTTAAGGTTAACTGGGACGCTGCAGTTGATGCCAATAATGGAAGAGTTGGGTTGGGGGTTGTTGTAAGGGATGATCAAGGGGAAATTCTAGCTTGTATATGCTCGGGTGTTGAGGGTCAAGTGGGGGCCTGTGCTGCTGAAGCCATGGCAGCTAGAAGAGCTGCTCTGTTGAGTATAGAACTGGCGCTGAGCAGAGTAATTCTGGAGGGGGATTCATAGGTTGTCGTGAAGGACCTGAGCAGTGATGAGGAGGTTCTAACAAACTATGGTGTGTTCATAGAAGATGCAAAGAAGATACTTAAAGGAAGGCCGGATTGGTCAGCAAGATTTGTGTACAGAGATGCTAACAAAGTAGCACATATACTTGCAAAACTAGCTTTGTCTAGTATAGAAGAAAGAGTGTGGATAGAGGAGGGTCCTAGGCAAATTACAAATACTGTGCTTAGTGAGAAATATTGTATTGATTGAACTTTGTTTCCAGTTAATTCAATAAAGATTCATTgttatactaaaaaaaaaaaaaaaatcaattatgacTAATCAAGCTAGTtattaaaaataccattttcaaatataggaaaaataaatagcaaattccctaaataaatttcaatttgggccaaaaacaaagcatacaTGTTTATTTGCAACATAAGAATTTAAATACATCACAATATAAGCTAAAAAATTTAGTTGGCTTCTAAAATACATCAAAATCAAAGGGGTTAAGTTAGGATATTTACCTTAAGCTCCTAGCTTCTTTCAAGAGGTAAAGTGGAGGTCCaaaacttgaagaaaatgagaagagtttgatttcttgaagatgagaagaagagagggagagtggTGTTGTTTATGGCTTGGGGAAGggagaaaaaaatttctttctttctttgtgagTCACACGGCTTGAAAGGGTGGAGAGGAAGCTATGGTTTTTCCTTGCTCTTGAAgatgagaaggagaagaacaaaaatagagaaatgaacAATGGGGAGTCGGCTTTGGAAGGGAGGAGAAGAAGACTTGCGTCCTTGGGCTTATGGTGACCAACAGTTCAAAAGGGAAGTAAAAGACTTAGGCAAAAGCTTATCTCATAAGCTTTTAAGAAGGAAAAGTTAGTCTTGGTCAAAACTTGCCTTGGAAGTTTAGGCTTGATTGACCGACGAGTTCAAGATGAAAGGCTAAATTGCCTTTGGTCAAAGGTTACTTTAAAAGTTTAAGAAATTAATGGCTAGGATTAATTATCGGAAGATAATTACTTTACCTACCACATCCAATGGTAGAAATCAAATAGGGGTATTTCTAAATTAGTCAAAGTTAAGGGTTTAAGAGAAAATACTATAAGGCCTTAAAAATCATGTacctaatttattttaataacccacataaaaataaaaacacacccatcttaaaataaaataataaaataataagataataaaaacaaTCTTTACCttacaataattaatttaaagaattaataaaaataaaatgacataagGACCTATGTAGTAAGAGTAAGACTCGGGTATTACAACCATAGGGGCATGAGATGGTTGTGATAGAATTGTGCTCTAATTagtttgctttttgtgtttcaTGTATAATTTCCACTAGGCTTTGTCAATGCGAAATGAGGCCAATAGGGAACTCTTGCAAACTAACCATACAGCTGGTAGGAAATCTTTTGCAAGACTATTAGAAGAAAGGTAATAAATGTGATGTTGGTTTTCAAGTTCCGGAAGTTCTTACAACTCCATGTTTAAGCAATTTCTAATCTTTGTGTGCATGCTTTTTAGGTGTGCATGTTGAATGATTTGCTTTGCATGATGCAGCATGAGAGTGTGCACAACTTGGTTTATTTCTTTAAGGAATCAAGTTGGagtaaaaagaagaacaaatttgCAACGGCCATGACTGAAGATATGTATGTGAGTATAGTAACATTATTCACAGCagcatttattttgaaaaattgggtaccTTATGTAGGACttgcttaattattattatattgctTAATTTcctaattcttataaaaatatatttgtgcaTTCTATTGTTGAAGAATCAAATGGTGGAAAGGCTAAATGGAATGGACCCTGTGGATCGAACTCGAAAGGCAACTGTGGTAATTTTTAAGGAGGTTGTTGGGCATAGGCCTGAGTATGCTAGAGGGTTGGGAGAGATGGAGATGGCCGAGTTAAGTAGGAGGTCGCATTGTTGTGCATGTGGTGTTGATGACAGGGGGCCTCACAAGATGGTTGTCATTACAATAAACTGTCATTTGTGGCAATTGTATAAATGCCTCAAGAGGGTCAATTatgtataactttttttttatttacgaTAGTTTTTCATGTGTCAGATAAAACTATTTCCTACTAAAAACCAAGatatttgcaacaaaaatgagttagtcacaaatatatttaaacatttggTTAGACAACCTAGCAATTGTGAAACACTTAATAACCATTTGTGATGGTGGTAATCAACACAAACTCATAAATTATtacgatattttttttttgcagccaTAAAATAAGCTCGGAAGTATAAAACTTTCCGACAATTATCTAAGTATTTGTGTCATGAATAGAATGctgtaaatgtatttttttttaccatcAACCAATGCTTTTAAGTCAATGGAAACCAATAATTGTGTCCTGGATATTTAGACACaaacattaattttttgcaACATTAACATGTTTAGTCGCTATAATCTTTTGAGAGTCATTAATAGCATCCACGTTGCATCGATAAAATTTGGACGGGAATTGATATACACGACATTTAGTAGATTTTTTTCGTTTATTTTCTTAGTTGCAAAAAGCCATATCTATTGTAGTGTCCTAGCTTGGCTTAGCACATACATTTTACAATGGTTTCGGACCCACAAATCAATCTATGGTTGATGTGGCCATGGGAGGAGCTTTGATGAGTAAGACTCATGAAGCCACATATGAACTTCTGGAAGAGTTAGCGTCTAATAACTATCAGTGGGCCATAGAGAGAACAATGCCAAGGATGGCAGCCAGCATCTTTGAACTTTATTCTATCTCCATGTTGGCGGCACAAATGGCAAATTTATCACCACAACTAGGAAAGATGAATGTCAATGCTATTCAAACTAATGTTTGTGATCATTGCTCAAGAAATCATTCGAGTATTAGCTGCCAAGTGGGAAATCCTTTTGCTCAACCAAGAGCTGAACAAGAAAATTACATGTCAAATTTCCAACGTCAAAGCAATTCATATGCAAACACATATAATCTcagatggagaaatcacccaaactTTTCATGGAGCAACAATCAAGGGCTGGTGAGACCACCTCTTGATTACGCTATCCTTTACCAAATCAATCTATGAACAAAAGACTATTGGCTTGCCATCTGGCAAGTATATaaaaagcagagagagagagagagagtgtgtttgTGTTATTTAATTTGATCCAATAGTTTCTTCTAAGCAATTACATTAAACTATATTAAGTTTACAAAAAAAGGCTCACAAAGGGGTGGAATAGGGGCCTCAACAGAACCTTGAACCAATACAACAAAATAGTTGGGCATAtagctcaaaataaaattttgaaacataGGCCAAAGGATCAAATCAATAAAACTTCTCACAAGCTAGAGGAGAGACGCCAGCTAGAGCCTCAGTGGTGCCAATGGCAATAGCCAAAATAGGCAGAAGCAATACTGTTGGAGGAGGCTACAGACAAGGTATACTGGGACATTGTCCACAAAATTCCACATTGTCCATAAGAACAGCACTGCAAACTATAATCATTTCTAATATTAGGTATTGCCACATTGTCCACAAACTTTCACAAGTTCTTGCAGCCAAAAGAATAGAAAACAATAAATGAacacaaaggaaaaaagaaaaatgaaatgaaaaatgaggCCAAGAAATGATTTATAGCTATTATGGCAGCAATAATTCCATAAACTAGCAATGGAAACTAATTGATTTTTTACACTAGAGTCCCACAAAGTCTAGCCCAGAATATATGTAGACTGGCATACGTATCAACTAGTGTgtacttttatatatacatatgagtGCATATATAATGTGTGTATGCATGTGCATCGAAGTGACAGGAGGAGCTAGTTTCTCTATATCATGTGACATACTTCATGGCAAAATTCATAGCCATAATGCTGAACTTTTCTTTTAGCTAGACTTTTCCAAAGCCTAGCACCAACGGCTGCAAGCAATTcctaaaaaacaaagaaatgtaACATAAAGAATATAGTGAAAGCCAAAAACTTTCATCCAACATTTACTCATAATGGATACTGTGGCTTGTGTACGATAAAAGATAATGAGTTCCATTGAGCCATTGACGGTCTACTCGTACACGAATGAACTCAATACTAGTATACCTATATATGGCTCCCAATAAATACACAATGTTCTTATAACAAGAATgaaaatcatgaattttcataAGGGTGCATGACTCTAACTACTGGAGGCTCTCGCTAGTGcatttcatctatatatattactttttctTCACATGCGttttttaaacacttttaaatatttttaaaaaaattcacaacttcatataaaaaatattgctttaattattaaataaaaaaattaaaaaaaacagcTCAGTGGGAagactagcattttccttttcagattATATGTTAAAGAATTAATCTTGATTATACTTGCACAATATCTATTTTGAAACTATATTGAAATCAGAGATAGGTGATTCTACAATGAGTTTCCAATCAATTATTTCTGGCTTTGATTCCTCTAATATGGAAGTGCGTGCATTCCCATACGAGTTGGTCCAATCTTTTGAGTTATTTTCGTGTAGTTGGATGTGGGCCTCCCGGTAGGCATGAGTGCATACAAccaaacactacaagaaattgtaGTTTTACCGGCGATTTTATAATCGCCGCAATAGAAAACGCTGCTATATATATGTTTGCCTGCGATTAGAAACACGTCGGGGAATTCTACAAATAGCCTGGCGCCACCTAATTAAATCTTTTTAGTGGCGACTAAAAACTATATTACAATGACCTTATACGCCGCAACATCccataaattaatttagggtcgGGATAGGACCCAGGGTGCCTAAACTGTTTCCCCCCAAATTATTTCCCCCGCCCTCACCATCGCACGACCATCTTCGGAAGATCGAAGTGGATGAATCAGTGACCAAAATCTCCCCCAGCAACCTCCCCCGACTGAAACCCCACCTCATTGGTGCCCATTTTCCACTCCTCGTTGACCCACACCGGTGTTCTCCTTCCTGTTCTAAAGCTTCCCCTGTTTGAGCTTCACTCCAAAATTCCACCGGTGTTTCAGTTCGTCGTTTGCACACGCCGGCTGCCGAGGAAGAAGGCCATTCGTTTCTCGTCGCAACAAATGAAAGGTTAGCCATTTTTGAGTTGTGGCTTCTTCTTTGTACTTGTGATCACTGCCACTTCTTTTAGGGTTTGAATATCTGTCTAGAATGACATATGTCAATGCTAGCCATGATTTTAATAGGGAAAATTAACCTGCTGTTCGAAAGAGTCTGTcctatttcttttcttaatgAGTCGTATTTTATTTGGTCAATGTTACGTGTTGCCATGATGTTTTGAGTTAGGAAGCTGTAAAAACCaatctatatatttatgtacACCTTGTGTCAAAACCAAAATACTGAAATAGCTAGGAAGTATTTTCAAGCTGGAAATTattagaaattagaaataaaGAATGAAGGAAAGGGAAAACACGATCAACTCCATTTAATATAAAATGTCCTAAAGTCTTTAAATTTTGtctttacctatcaaaaaaaatataaaacgtcTAGATAAATTAACTTCAAGCAATTGGACCTCATgactcaaaatatatatacctGCATGCAGTTAACTAAATTAAATATCTATCTGTTTTTCTAGAATCATTCATGAAATTCTCTCTGATGTCGATCTCCCTGCAGGCAAAGTCATTGTTTATCACTTGGCCTCTTGGATTCCTTTGTCAATGCCCTCCTTCCTAGAATTCCCTTCAGCCTGCTATAACTAAAACTATCAGCTCTATTTtttctacttattttttttcttgtcccGTCGCTTATTGCCAAATATTCTTTCCTAAATTTTATATTCACTTTACGTGTCAAGTCCTTTCTCCTTTGCTAGCTTACACTCGAATTCAAACTTCATTCATCAACTTTAACTCATAAGCATGCAACATGTTTCAAATTTTAGCCATTTTTTAGTGGTGGCTTCTTCTTTGTACTTGTGATCAATGCCACAAGTTGTGGGTTTGAATATCTGTCTACAATGACAAAAAATCATGCTAGCCATGATTTTAATAGGAAAATCTAAAGTGGCAATTGACCGAGTCTGTCCTTATTACTTTTCGTAATGAGTCGTGTTTTACTTGGAGTGTTACGTGTTGCCATTACGTTACAAAATGTAAATGT
This Carya illinoinensis cultivar Pawnee chromosome 11, C.illinoinensisPawnee_v1, whole genome shotgun sequence DNA region includes the following protein-coding sequences:
- the LOC122282305 gene encoding uncharacterized protein LOC122282305, translating into MYGKASGQLLNLQKSTIFFSSNTPTAVRRQIQREAGVPVCGNYEKYLGLPAMIGRSRYNTFREVKERVWARLNNWKNLFLSQAGKEILLKAVIQAIPTYSMSVFMLPRRICKQISSLMARFWWGHKEKDNKIQWRSWDKLGDSKRDGGLGFRDLECFNQAMLENAHLPFFDGCQDYEGEIF